Proteins encoded together in one Styela clava chromosome 12, kaStyClav1.hap1.2, whole genome shotgun sequence window:
- the LOC120329660 gene encoding uncharacterized protein LOC120329660: MSSTAFTASVNVTKYPDVLSSNDTFNYGLEWLICAGLSAPLGLFSLYVAITQVAYCALKSGKTKKSSEKRRSSSTGSNSHSGKANVQDKHAFILNAMCAIGAICAFLRAGVDFRLIFGNNTDLGCDLSIKFKLAAYALSLIAVYLVLWLRQRTFYQHPRLKHLSSKLIRVISWTMCILIVTGMGSTAILFFAVGRYVGVPNGCVVQKSKLTSIRWIILIGCTTFFQICLLTLFVYPLVKHNMSVRSGSTGGDKKKNPIIPLIQRATITSAICVATDIAFALIILILKREIVTMSTFIYDVNIVINAMCMIFSFPDWKVRLMPWRVNSTEGQSTELSTDASSRNRTSETNVISANSVA, encoded by the coding sequence ATGTCATCCACGGCATTTACTGCCTCAGTGAATGTAACAAAATATCCAGATGTACTCTCTTCAAATGACACTTTTAACTATGGATTGGAATGGCTGATATGTGCAGGACTGAGCGCACCTTTGGGACTATTCTCTTTATATGTGGCTATCACACAAGTTGCATACTGTGCTCTTAAGTCGGGAAAGACAAAAAAGAGCTCGGAGAAACGACGATCAAGCAGCACAGGATCAAATAGTCACAGTGGCAAAGCAAATGTACAAGATAAGCATGCTTTCATTCTCAATGCTATGTGTGCTATTGGCGCTATTTGCGCATTTTTGCGTGCTGGTGTCGATTTTCGCCTTATTTTTGGCAACAATACTGATCTCGGGTGTGACTTGTCCATTAAATTCAAGTTAGCGGCTTATGCTCTTTCGCTGATTGCGGTATATCTGGTATTATGGCTCCGTCAACGAACCTTCTACCAGCATCCAAGATTGAAGCATCTCAGTTCAAAACTTATCAGGGTTATAAGCTGGACAATGTGTATTCTCATTGTCACTGGAATGGGATCAACGGCAATTCTATTCTTCGCAGTTGGGCGGTACGTGGGCGTGCCAAACGGATGCGTCGTCCAGAAAAGCAAGCTTACGTCAATACGTTGGATTATTCTTATAGGATGCACCACATTTTTTCAGATATGTCTTCTCACTCTCTTCGTTTATCCACTTGTAAAACACAACATGAGCGTACGTTCCGGTTCTACTGGAGGAGATAAGAAAAAGAACCCGATCATACCCCTCATACAGAGAGCAACGATAACATCTGCTATATGTGTTGCGACGGACATAGCGTTCGCGctaattattttgattttgaaaagaGAAATTGTGACTATGTCAACATTTATTTATGACGTCAACATTGTTATTAACGCAATGTGTATGATTTTCTCGTTTCCTGATTGGAAAGTAAGACTCATGCCATGGCGTGTGAATTCCACTGAAGGACAATCCACCGAATTAAGCACAGATGCGTCGTCGAGGAACCGCACAAGCGAGACAAATGTGATATCTGCTAATTCAGTTGCATAG